The DNA sequence CCTTGGGGGTTGTGATTGAAGAGTCATGGGCTATAAAAGTACcagtcagtggtagagtgcttgcccagcatgcacggCTCCTGGTGCGATTCCCAGTGCTCTCAGAAAAGCAGGGGGCAAGAAGTACTCCTTCCACGGACAGGAGCATGTACAAGTGTGAGTGTATGGTTTTCAGTGTTTTAAGTTCCAAACCGCCTGTAGCTGTGTGGTTGACAGTTTCCGTAGAAGGCCCTCTAACGTCACCAGAACCACACACACTCTACGAATGTCTCTTCCCTTCGTGACAGTTATGTTTTGGTTAGCTGACCGCTACCTTCCACTCCAGTTATTTTCTCCAATGTTTATGAGAAGAAAAACTCAGCTTTATGAAATTCCACAATAATTAATGTTAAGCCTGACATTGGATACTAAAAGCGTTAGGGTAAGGATCTTGGAGGCATTTCTTGCTAAAATGAAGCCCCAGAACCTTTAGCTATAGAACATTCCGAAATCTCAATTTTTGATGGGACTCTGAATGGCTGGCATCAGAGTTACATGTTTGAAACCCTTTCTGGCTCTTGCCACGAGAACTGGAAACTTTAAAATGCTACCAATGTGGTTATGGGTGGCTGTTTCATAACTGAAAGGAAAACTTACCGTGTAACCCTTGAACTTTTGGAATTCTACTCTAATAGCTTAATTTGTATTTGATTAACCATTTTAATAAATGGCCAAATGATACCAAGATTGTGCGAGTTTTTATTCATCCTTATTTACGCCACGTGCAAGAAATGACAAGTTGACCTTTTAAGAGTTAATCTTGAGGTTGAAAGTGACCTCGAGGGGCATGAAATCCATTGGAAAGACAGTTCCTAATttgttatagtttttttttaaattgactttttcTGAGAGGTCAAGCAAATAGTGTCACCTCAAGCCTGGGTGTCCTGCCATTCTGACCTTAGGATGGAAGTCACAGCCTGTGTTCTGTGCTGCTGATGCCTTTCCCCCCTTGGCCAGCACCTTACATAGTGTACAGTTTGCCCATACAAGGTCAGAATTTATGTGGCTGTCTCATTTGCatatttgctgggtttttttttttctgttaatcaGTGCGTTGTTTGCCTTCATAGAAGGAAAGTGGAACTTGGCTGAGAAACTCAAGGAGAGCAGTGGTGTtagaccctttcctccttccttacaCTCCCTCCAAGTGGAAGGGTGAAGCTGAGCTCACTCGTTGTAGAGTTCTCTACTGGGGCACATCTTTTTGTGTCTTCCCAGTCACCTAATTtgttagagtttttttttaattgactttttctGAGAGATCAAGCAAATAGTGTCACCTCAAGCCCAGGTGTCACTTCTCTGATTTGttagtagttttttgttttttttaaatactgtctGACGAAATGTTAGTTCCACTTCCGCCCGCCTTCCTTTCTCACAGTCTGTCTGGTCCATGGGGTCTTGGCCTTTCCTTACCCATCTATTGAATGGCATGAAAGCCTTGTGGACTAAGTTTAATGGCAAGTTTTAAGTGAAACTGTTAGGAACACATGGCAGGAATATAGACAATTATGGTCCCAGAACCAGAGTACAAGTTTCTACTTCCCGAGACCTGGGGCTTTACAGAGTTCCCTGCGTTGGGCACAGTGGACATGGCTTTATTTAATACAGCGGAGCTCACCTGTTAGCTGCTGTAGTGTCAGTCAAGGTCGAGAGAGGGACCACCACCGGTTGTGCTGTAGAAGGGAGGTGGTAAGTGGAAAGCCCTGCGTGTTTGTAACAgtgtgccttttccttttctcagaattctcttgaCATTTGTGTCGATATTTTCCTTGTACTCTGTTCATCTCCTCTTGAAGACTGCCAATGAAGGAGGTAGGTGGCATTCTCGGTCCGCCTCTGCCCGCCCCCAGTAATCTCTGCCTATCCTGGTTTGGGATGGGGTAGAGCTTCCAGAGGGCTTCATTCCTCTGCTCTTCCGTGCAGGGTCTTTATTATATGAACAGTTGGGGCATAAGGCGTTTGGACTGGCTGGGAAGCTCGCAGCCTCCGGCTCGATCACAATGCAGAACATTGGAGGTACGTTCTGAAAGGGCACTTTGGGTAGGCTTCGTTGAGTAGTAGCACAAGGTGGTGACACATGACCTCAGTGTCACAGGCCACATTTTGCACTTGTAatggtttaattttgttttcctccagCTATGTCAAGCTACCTCTTCATAGTGAAATATGAGTTACCTTTGGTGATCAAGGCTTTAATGAACATTGAAGATACAAATGGGTAGGTGCTAAGTAAGGTTACTGCATAGAAACAATCgcagatactttttttctttttcttttttttttcttttggtcaaagttggatataaataaaacagttcaTCAGTAAGTCTTCCACAAGTATTCTTGTCCTTACTTAACTCCTGATAGGGAagtgctcccccctcccccgcctcccagAGCGATGTGGACTTGTGCAGCGGTTTGCACTTGACTCAGAATAACAAGTACGCCAACCTGGCTGCGGAACTTCTCTAGTGCTCGACTTCATCTCTGTTTATCTTCCATTTGCTACAGTTGCTGGCTATAGAGTTGTTTAAGACAGAAAGTCgtccccccgccaaaaaaaaaaaaaatgccagtcaTGCTTAAAATAGTTAAATGAAGAAAACCCTAAACTACCCGGCTGTGCTGTAGAAAGTGAAGTCTCCCAGCAGTTCCTCATTCCTGGGAGGAAGGGGCCTAATGTAAACAGCCAGGCTCATCTGCTTTCCAACTCTGCACAGAGACCTGTGGCTCCCAGTGTGCGCTTCGAGGCTTGGTTCATCATGCCGATCTTTCAGCAGTGTTTTTCAGTGGTGTTCTTGTTACTGTCATGAATGGAGTGGAGCCCGCGAGGAGCTAGAACTTAAAAATAGTGCTTTTTAAGAACGAATGGcgcccggcagtggtggtgcacgcctttaaccccagcactcgggaggcagaggcaggaggatctctgtgaatttgaaggcagcctgatctacaagagctagtgccaggacaggctccaaagctacagagaaaccctgtcttgaaaaaccaaaataaataaaaatattttaaaaaagaaggaatggCTTTAccttgggacagggtctcctTGTTTAATTCTAGCTGGCCTGGACCTCAaatagtcctcctgcctctgcctctgggacaGAACATGCAAGTGCATGCCACTACCATGCCTGCACGCCACTACCATGCCCAGCGAGACTAGGCCTTGGTTACTAGAACTTAGGGAACATTTAGTTTCAGAAATGGCCTTTTGACTATAGTTTATTCTGGCATTAAGGTGGGTTTAGACGTTACTATGATAATCTGAAATGAATTCTGATCGAGTGGGGGTTTGGTTCAGACTAGTTTGGGGGAGGAGAGTGGTTGCCTGTGAATTTTAATCTAAGTGGAAATTTCCTTAGTGAAATGCTTAATGACTGACCTTGCTGACAACCGTCTGAAGAGTCTTGCCTAGCTCCTTCTCTCCTTGGATAGAAGTTACAGGCGAGAGCTGTGATGTCGGTGTACGGTTCTCAGAGATAAGCTTGCCAGCTGCACAGAGCAGCCTTGTTCCCCACGCTAGTATCAAGCTTTAAGACGTGTTCTATGTTATGATGAATCAGCTGGCAGTCTTCCCAGAGCAGAGAATGGCGCAGAAGCTCCTGCCTTTCACCCCCACCTCTAACCTGACTGCGCGCTCAGTTAAACTGCCCTTTCATGCGTGTTGTTAGACGTGTTGTTGATTTTTGCCCTTTCTCGTCTCTCCTAGATTGTGGTATCTGAATGGTGACTACCTGGTCCTGTTGGTATCCTTGGTGCTTATCCTCCCGTTGTCGCTGCTGAGAAATCTAGGTGAGTGAGACACtttgctgctttatttttttgttttgtttcaaggccgggtttttctgtagctttggagcctatcctgaaacttgctctgtagattaggctggccttcttagtgctgggattgaaaaggtgtgcgccaccacagctgGCCTGGCGAGCCAGCAGTTCCTAAGGGGTGTTGCTACTTAGTGGTGCACTGAAGGCTAGAAGGCTCCCAGCACCTGGTGTTGGGAATGGCAGTGTGACACACAGCGTAGCAGTGGAGCCCCCAACTGGTCATAGTACGCCATTGCTAGCCCTAGTGTCTTACAGTCTGTGTTCTCCATCCCTGCTGGATTAACCCGGAACCCTTCTCTCCCGCCTCTCCAGGGTACTTGGGGTATACCAGTGGCCTTTCCTTGCTGTGTATGATGTTCTTTCTGATTGTGGTAGGTAACAGTTTCTCCTTTTGGAAAATACCCCTTTAAACCTCTGTCAGGTTACTCTGCTTAACGAATGCGCAAATACGTTTTAGGTGATTTGCAAGAAGTTTCAGATTCCTTGCCCTGTAGAAGCTTTGATGATCAATGAAACTGTGAACGCCACATCAGCGCTGGCCCTCCTGGCGTCTAACGTGACGTCCAACGCCACCGCCTCCGACTGTTGCACGCCGCGTTACTTTATCTTCAACTCACAGGTAACTACTTGTCGTCCTGCCTTCTAGAAAGAAATTTTTAGGAAgggacaggagaaaaagaaattgccCATTAGGAATTTTAAAACATCTCTCGAGAGAAATTGAGGCTGGATGATCGATGGTGCTTCTTatagggggtggggaggagaactggacagaaatctcaggttCTCCTGTGACTGGGAACACAAGCGAATTAGGCGCGTGGCCTCAAAGTGGCGCGTCTCAGGTGGTCTTGGTCATACTTGGGAAACAAAATTGAAGAGTGGGGGTAATTAGGCAGCAGTGAGGCTCTCCAGGCTTTGGTATAAATCCCTGAAGCACCGCCAGGGACTGCCAAGGGTGTATGCCACGGGGTGTGAATGCAGTGGTGTGTTTCTTTCAGACCGTGTATGCCGTGCCAATCCTGACCTTCTCCTTTGTCTGCCATCCTGCTGTTCTTCCCATCTATGAAGAGCTGAAAGGGTAGGGACTTGACCTTTTCTGACTGATTGGCAGCCCTGACAGTAGCTTGTAACTTGCTGGTTTCGCTAACCATCGCACGCACTCTGTTGTGCTTGTGCAGGCGCAGCCGCAGGAGGATGATGAACGTGTCCAAGATTTCTTTCTTCGCCATGTTTCTGATGTACCTGCTTGCTGCTCTCTTTGGATACCTGACATTTTACGGTAAGTGTTGCCTAAtctcaggaagagaaagactcGTTTGTTGGAACCAGTATCGTGTGTGTATCTTTGCTGTAAGAAGTCCCCTTCCGGTCCAGATTCAGAAGCAGATGTGAGCCATTTGCTGATGTTTCTGTGACGTCCTTGCCTCTGTTGCATTCCCGCTGCCTCTGCTCCCACCGTTAGCTGTAACTAACACAACACACACGTGCGTGCTCACACACTAAGCCAGAGTTGGATTAGGTGCTTAGCCCCTGTTCTTACTGGAGGTCATGTGGCGAAATCTCAGTATTCAGAAAAAATTTTCCTCCAATGTTACTTTAATTGCGTTAATCATAATTCCAGATTAATCTCATTAGCCTTAGTTTGTAGTGATTGTGAGAGTGCAGATTTCACTGTGAGTCCGCTCTGCTCCTTGATCCCTAGAGAAAGCCACACTGAAAGCTTTTTCTGCTGTGTCCCCACAGGACAAGTCGAGTCGGAACTGCTGCACACCTACTCCTCAATCGTGGGGACTGACATTCTCCTCCTGATTGTCCGTTTGGCTGTGTTGATGGCTGTCACCCTCACGGTGCCGGTGGTTATTTTCCCGGTAGGTAGCCACCTGCTCCTGCACAGCTATGATGAGCCTGGGTGTGGAGATTTAAGGAGGGAGACTGCAGCAGGGCCACACTGGGGGAGGTTTGCAGGGATGAGTAGTGGCGGGGTGCTGGCTCCagatcatgggggggggggagcaaacaGGAGGGAGGGGCATCAGTTCTAGAAAAACTGCCGTTGATACATTGTAAATTGCTTGTGAATTCTTTGCACTAATTAAAGTAGGATTGCTAAAACAGTAAgcgatactttttttttttttttcagatccgGAGTTCCATCACTCACTTACTGTGTGCTGCAAAGGAGTTCAGTTGGTGGCGTCACAGTGTCATCACTGTGGCTATCTTGTCCTTTACCAACTTGCTTGTCATCTTTGTCCCCACCATTAGGGACATCTTTGGTTTCATTGGTAAGTTCTGATTTACATGCCTAAGGATATTGAGCCTTCAGACTAGACTCATTGAGTTCTCAAAGGATAAATGTCCTTTTACAGGTGCGTCGGCAGCTGCCATGCTGATTTTTATTCTTCCATCTGCCTTCTACATCAAGTTAGTGAAGAAAGAACCTATGAGATCTGTGCAAAAGATTGGGGTGAGTGAGCTGTGACAGTAAAACCAGTAGTTATTTTCAGTCTCTCCTGAAGTTCTAGCAGTGAAATACTTAACAAAGGTTGCTGTGCACTAGAAACATAATTGCAGAAAGGTAGGTGAGGGTGTTATCTAAATGAAACCGTCCTTGAGTAGGACTCTGGGGGCTTCTGAATGCATTCACGGCTGTATTCAGAATCCATAGGTTTGCTAGCATCTTGTTTCAAAGGGCAAACTATGCCAAGCACAAACCATGCTCTTTGGAATCAGAATCCTAGCAGGGGAACGTAGGAATAAAAAAATGCCAGCCCTGTGGGGGTATTGGGAATAAGAGACCATCAGCCCTACTGTCTGACCACTAATTGTTGTATGACCACTAATTGTGGTCTAGGAATGAGGTTAGGAGTAAATGGGGGTGAACTTTTCTTGGGGAGACAAACTAATAAACACAGACACCAGCAAACCAAGGTCTAACGTGGGAAGGTctacactatgtgaagatgtattgctgtgattggggtgattaaaaagctgaacagccaataaccaAGAGGTACAGGCCGGAtatccagggagagaaaggaagaggagaggacatGGGAAGCGTCATTGTGAGAGTGGTAATGTCACGGGATAGAAGATGGATTCATACAAATGGGCTACTTTAAGTTACCAGAGCTGTTAGGAGCAAACGGGATAGAAGATGGATTCATACAAATGGGCTACTTTAAGTTACCGGAGCTGTTAGGAGCAAGTCTAAGGTGGGAGTCAAACCTTCATGAGTCTCTGTCATTACCGTCCAACCCCTCCAATCTATACGTTTATTAATTATAGGGACATGGGTGAGAAATTACAGGTTCATGAATAGCTGTACCAACATATAGAAGCCTTCTGTGCTCTAAGTAACTTTGATCCCTTAACAGTTTGTATTTAGTCAGGTAAGAGAGTATTGTAACAGGTGTGATTCTAGCATCCACCCTGATgagttttctctgcttcctgcaggcCCTGTTGTTCTTCATCAGTGGCATAGTGGTGATGACCGGAAGTATGGCCTTGATTGTTCTGGATTGGGTACACAATGCCTCTACAGGTGGCCACTAATGGCACCACTCAAACTCAACAGTCCATCTGCCACCAGTGTTGAGTCAACACTCAACTTGCTCAGAAATTTCACCTGATGCTTTCGGTTCACTTCCTTTTGAAGTGCAGATTCCTCGCTGGTTCTTCTGGATGCAGAATAAGtggaactttttttattttgttttgatttcggttttttatttttttaagaaacttaTCTGTGTGTTAAGGAATGGATATTAACAGCAAAACCACGAGTCTTGGGTTAAGGGAAGTGACTATTTATTCCATTCCAGAGAATGGAcgaacttttaactttttatcaAGCCACATGCTTGGCTGTGTCATTGTTTAACTtggatattttatgattttacttGAATGTGCCTAATGGAACCATTCGATGTGAAAAACACTTAATTTACAGCAAAGTATTGAAATAAGCATTGagaaaaacacttattttttgtaccaaaaaatactttaaaagaccTCAGAAGCACTATTTTACTTTGAAGAAGTTGCATTTTTTGAACTTTATCCAGAACCAGTTGTCAATAAACTCCGTAACACAATT is a window from the Microtus ochrogaster isolate Prairie Vole_2 chromosome 15, MicOch1.0, whole genome shotgun sequence genome containing:
- the Slc38a2 gene encoding sodium-coupled neutral amino acid transporter 2, which produces MKKTEMGRFNISPDEDSSSYSSNSDFNYSYPTKQAPLKSHYVDVDPENQNFLLESNLGKKKYETDFHPGTTSFGMSVFNLSNAIVGSGILGLSYAMANTGIALFIILLTFVSIFSLYSVHLLLKTANEGGSLLYEQLGHKAFGLAGKLAASGSITMQNIGAMSSYLFIVKYELPLVIKALMNIEDTNGLWYLNGDYLVLLVSLVLILPLSLLRNLGYLGYTSGLSLLCMMFFLIVVICKKFQIPCPVEALMINETVNATSALALLASNVTSNATASDCCTPRYFIFNSQTVYAVPILTFSFVCHPAVLPIYEELKGRSRRRMMNVSKISFFAMFLMYLLAALFGYLTFYGQVESELLHTYSSIVGTDILLLIVRLAVLMAVTLTVPVVIFPIRSSITHLLCAAKEFSWWRHSVITVAILSFTNLLVIFVPTIRDIFGFIGASAAAMLIFILPSAFYIKLVKKEPMRSVQKIGALLFFISGIVVMTGSMALIVLDWVHNASTGGH